From Centroberyx gerrardi isolate f3 chromosome 10, fCenGer3.hap1.cur.20231027, whole genome shotgun sequence:
caTTCAGACAGCGGTAATgaggacaggaaagactgggagacaGCGGGACACTCAGACACATATTTCACAAGGTTAGTCAGTCACACCGAGAAGCAGACATCAGTGAAGGTGAGCaaaaaagctgttgtaattatGTCCTGTCCAAAAGCAACACCGACTATTCTGAGGGTGGACGTTGTGTATTCTCGAAGCACGTGCTGCACCCCAGAGGGCCCCTCAAATGAGTAGAGTCAGGGATGTAACATGAGCAGGGAGATGCCATCAACAGGACCTTGAGGTGCAACAAGTCTGGAGTGTAACACAAGCACCCTACCAGTATAAAGAAATCATTTCAATATCCACCACCCAATCTCCTCACACTACCTGGGTTAAAATGGGGATCTTACATTTCACTAAGCTACAGAATTTCCTGAAACCTAAGAGTTGTGATAAGTTCACCTACCACCAACATTCAGTAGTGTTATTGAACTCCCAAGTGTTATGTCAACTTTAATTATTTATCTCAATAACGAACTCGTCAGGTTAAATAAGGtagcattagctaacgttattaCAGAACGGATAATCGTACGGATGGATAACGTTAAGTTAGCATTATCTACATAACGCCAGCTAGTATcaaggctaacgttagctaagtgTCACTGACAGTAACGTTTGGcataacatggaaaaaaaacattgtcagTGCTGCTGGATTTCCCTCCAACACCATTACGTGTGGCTCTCTTTCAGGTTCAGCGGCTGACCTGCTCACAGCCAAACTTACCAGGCTACCAAAAAGGGagatgtagctagctagctggtcTCAAAATATCAGCAACTGACCTTCCTTTTAATGGCAGCTAAATATTGGAATACAATATGAATACAGACTTGCGAAAACGCGACACAGTTTCGACCTTTATAACACTGCTATAGTCGTGAAGTTAAGCCTCACAAGTACCAGAACCAATGGTTgggtttgtgtttattttggttaCCTACCATTTTCACACCCGCTGTTTGACCAGTTTGATAGCCTGACTGTGGTTCCTTGTGCGCCTGCGCGGAAGTAGTCGGGGAGCTAGCTCTTTGTCGCTAGAGGACTAGCGTTGCGACCATCCCTTTGTATTTGCGTTTTACTCTGGGATAGATCATCAAGCATCTCTACAAAAATATGTCTGTATTGGCATGTCGCCTTGGTGGTCAATTTTTTggggaaataaaaataatcgAAGCTACATGTCCCAAAATGCACTATTGTGCTAGACaactaactttatttgtgtgtgtgtgtgtgtgtgtgtgtgtgtgagagagagagagagagagagagagagagagagagagatgtgcatAGCCCTATCCTATGGCATAGCCTAGCCTACGAGTATAGGCAGGtgttctttctcactttcttcctagccttaaaaaaaacctgaaatcaAATATGTCTTtcataatattttgttttcactaTTCTGTGAAATGTAGTCATAACAATGAAGAAATTTGAGCCCCCATATAACATGAGCAAAACCAGAAGTCATCATAAGTGCTCACGttacagcaaaaataaaataatgtctgttgggagaggagggagcatATGGACAGATGGGAGGCTCAGCTGAGAAGAGTTTTATCTCGTGAAAATGAATCCACCCTTTAACAAGTAGGCTATGAATGGCACACAGCACTGTTGCTGATACAGTATCTGTGGATGTCAgcctttcttttttgttgtgcTATGTAAAGACTTGAATGGCAAGCCGAGTTGAGTGGTGCACTCAGGCTAGTTCACTGACACTCCCTTTTGTCAGGTGTAACATGTAGGTGAAGTGATCTTTAAACTTTTGTGGAGGGAAAACTCCCGTCATTCAAAGCAATGTTTGCGTATGAAACACTGTGTTATATCACCATTCACGGGCTACTGGAATATTGTGATACATGATCAAACTACATGCATCAAGAAAAACAATGGTTGACTATATTGTTCAATTTGCCACCTTGAATTTCAGTTAACAAATGCTGCATAGTGATTagggttcaagcccctgtgacagcaagcatctgccctgctgttAAAGGTTGCTGCTCTGTAACTGACCCTGCGCTTTATGATTTACATACGCAATGTATATTAGATAAGATTTGTTTTCTGatggcttttaaaaaaaatctgtttggaGGGAATTGTATGATTGCACATTCAGCTGGACTGTGTCACCTAATAAACCAATGATCCATTGACCTGATGGAAACTCGTATTTACAAAGTGATAGTGTTTGGGTTGGGTTGGAAAACTAGGGACCAAGGTGATCTTAAGTATTGAATCAAACTATGTAATTCAGCAGTTTTTTTCTTGATGTGATTTGATAACTATTTGGGAAACACATCAAAGGCccatattatagtatattactACTGATGTTTATGACATTTCTTGCATGAACAAAACACTGTTTAGAATTTGTTGATCTGGAAATGTCAAAGGTCAGTCACATGTCATACCTTCAGGTGCACACTCATGGGTAAGTTTTTCTTGTACTAACTAATGGTGCTATGGTCAAAAGTGCCCAGTTTGACTCAGGGTTATAatagtaaaataataatttaagaaaatgtttaaaagtAATTTAACCAAGACGTTTTCTCCCAAGTATTTTCGACATGAGTTCTGCAAATGGTGATGGCACTGGCAACACTGGCACGTCCGGTGAGAGCAACAGGTGCTCATGAGGGCAAGTAGGTCTACAGGATACCACCATCTCATGGCCTACTTAGTGTTCAGTAGAAATAGCCAAAAACACCCAcaattcattcttttttcaccctgcagataaacaaaaagaggaaaactaaaaacatttctatattcttattttattttagttaattttacaagtagacaagatagttttagttcagttttagttttttcagaaagtctagttatttttatttcagtttataactatgttttttaacacctagtttttcttagttttagtttagtatAATAACCTTGGTTGAGCTATAGGTATCAGATGTGCTCACAGTGGAAGAAAACATAAGTTTACCAATTCAAGTGGACCACCTAAAGGCAAACAGTTTTGAAGGAATAAGCTTATCATCTTTGGAGAAAAATGTCTTCTTGGACATTACCATAGTTTTGAgtgaaagggtgtgtgtgtgtgtgtgtgtgtgtgtgtgtgtgtgtcagagtagAACAGAGCAAACTCCTTGTCTTTTCGGAGGTCGATACCTAGCTTTGCAACCAGTCAGAGAAAGGTCCCTTGACTCCAGACCATTCTGTGCTTCAGACACTCATGTTGCCTGTTCAGTAACATGACAGGTGGCATGTCAGTGTATTAACAAGTCTGGTCAGGAACATAAGTTTGTCACtaatttcatcattttctttctttctttactttctttctatcgttattctattctatatgtatattatatttattattttgttttaatttttcagCAAGGTCCTAAATATTACTAACCAATGGAAAACCTTGGCCCAGAAGCTCTGAACGCTCCAGCCAACCAGACAGAGCTCTGGGCGTGGTCTTTTCTGACTGGTTTGCCTTCGTCACGTCGATGCTGTCCAATCGGATGTCGCTAATGCTAGACACCGCCAAGATCAGATTGTGAGAAGCACCACTACAGCCAGGCTAGCAGAGAGTGGATTGAAAAGGCTAACAAACAATTAGCTAACTTGTGAACCGCACCGGTAAGCCGCCTTCACCGAGCTGTAGCAAGCTAGCTGCCCTATAAAACAGAAAGTTATTGACGTTAGTTAACATATTAAAAACAGAGATTTCACTTTTGTAAAATTTTTTTTGaagctttttaaaatatatgGTTAGCCGACAAGCAGCTAACCGCGGTAATGTTACCGCTAGGTCCTGGCAGTGTTGTCGATGACAGCTGTGGattagccagccagctagctagctagctagctaacgtcacTTGGCTAACACCGCGCCGTTAGTGCTTTCTCATCCGTTACCTAGTACATTTTTAGCCATAATAGTGCGTTAGCTCGTCGCTAAATAGCCAGTTCTCATAGCTAACTAGCAATGAAATAGTCGTCGCCTGTACATTATGAGTTAGCGTAGTTTCTGGCAAATTGCTTTTAGCCATATAACGTTAACGGAGTCGTTTGCAGGCTTTTAGTGCAGTacctactaacgttaacgttaaatACATTACGTTCACGTAGCTAGCCTACTATGTATGCTCTTTACAGTGCCTTTTCAAACGTTAACGTCGGGTAACTTGGGTAATACAAATGAAGCAAAGTTTTCAACTAACCTATTGTGATCCCAACTTTAACCTAGCCCAGTTAgctaatttaatattttactaATGTTTGTTGTCAAATAAACCAATTGGTTAGGTAGCTGAACCGTACAGAAGAATAACGTAATAACGTCATTTACCTTTTTAAAGGTTTCTGGCAAAGTATGGATATCCAGCTGACTGCCACTAATATGACTGCGAGTATGTGGCATTAATTGACACTGGGACAACTAGTATCTGTAAATTAGAGGTCCATGATTGCTAATTAAGCAGAATAAAACATAATCTATGTATCAGAAGGCAGTAGTTCACATGTTGTGGTGAATTATTTTAAGTGTCAATTTTAAACGAATAGGGGCCCGTACAATCTGAATAAAAGAAATAGGTAGTTACTACTTGGTTGGTAATTTTACTTAACCTATTTACTAATTCAGTCTTTCTTGGTTTGAAAAGGATCCCTCTTTACATACCATACTAAACCCAGCAGGCAAAACATGGCTTGATGGTTAACGTCAACGTGCAGAAACTTAACACTATGGCAGAAAGTTGGTTAATCACTTAACATTGACAGAGTATTTGACTATTACCCTGGATTTAGTGAATTGATTAGAAAGTAGTTCGACATTGCCTAGTTTTGTTTCCTGTTTGGCGGTAGGGATTTagacctcctcttcctccattctcaaatgccaacaaaaacagCCGTCGAAGAAGCAAGAGAGTGCACTCGTAAGTGCACAGAACCAGAATATTAACTTTACTTTTCGTGCAAATGCACGCATGCTTTTGAAACGTCAACTCAAATTCAAAGTTGGGCTGGAATATGGAATAGGGAATCAATACTTGCTAAATTATATCCGAATCCTTTCAAAACGTGTagaagctaactagctagctaacgtcagCAACCTTAACCTAACTGTTAGCAGTAGCGAGCTGAATTCAACAAAAGCTTGTTCATTGCCATCGGCTTGCGATACGGATGCCGTTACTACCACATGCAACCTTAATGCATTTACAGATATTATACTATCATTTTAATCACAACAATATTTTTTGTGATGGTATGCTAAAGTTAGCATGTTAGCGTTGACCTGTAGCAGAAGTTCGACGATGCCTCTCCTCCGGACGTGGTCAATACCTGAAGTAGGCCTTATGCACAGTTAGCATAGTAAAAGTTGTGAGCATCTTGGGAGGATTTAACTTGTTTTTCGATGTACACAAAGCCCATTGAAATGAACTCAAAGTTTAATACAATCGCGATTGGTCTTCACTGTACACATTTTCCCGTCATTTTGGTCTTGTTGGGAGAATAGCCGGCTAGTCAAGCTAGCGTTAGTGGTGTAGCTTTGTACAATGTGTTGGCTGCAAGCAGATCAGATGGGCCTTACTTCAGAAATAAGTTGTTCAGTGTTTAACATAATTTTGTATTAAAATTGTGTTAATGTTAATTTACTCTTAACAGAATAATACTTTTTGTCTGAACAttctttaaaattaaaaaaagtagTCTAACATTATGTTTGGGTGCAACTGTGAGAAATACTGTCACTAATTGTgttccctcttttttctttcagggGTCTGATTAGTGACAAATAGAGGAAGATTTTCTTTTCGGCCTGAAGCTTTACTTCCCCGGTCCTTTGGGATCATGGCTAAAGATGTAAGTAACTACAGACACTTGGACAACATGAGGCCAATGTTTTCACCAAAATGCATTGTTTGGTTTATATGCTATCCTAGAGGCAGTGTAGCTTATGGTCATGTGGGGATATCTGCATTTTGTTCCTAAAACTTGAAGACAACAGAGGACACCCTGTAACCTCAGCTTTCCTCTTCTGcgctctttttgttttgttagaaGTTGAGTCAGTGCATTTTAAGTTCAGGAGCAAGATGGTGTGACTTTGGTAGAGCACCTATTGTGTTTCTTCCTCCACAGGCTGGTCTGATTGAAACAAATGGAGAGCTGAAGGTTTTCATCGATCAGAATCTGAGCCCTAGTAAAGGTAAAAGTTATTACTAAACATTTATCTATCTGCAGCCATGTGCACAAGGCCTCTACATTTACTTAACTATTTCACATACTTTAATTTAGTACCAATCACAAAGAGAATATTATTTTGTTCTAGCTCTAATCTTAAAGTGTAGGCCTATATGGTTGCAGCTGGACAACAGGGGGCAATGGAGCTTCAGTCAAGAGCTCTAGTCTCATTATCTGGTCTTCTCTTATGCCTTCTATCAGGTGTCCTGTCTTTGGTTACTGTTCAGCCTACGGCTATCCCTGTGGCCAAACAGCTATTGCCCAAAACCCTTGGGCCGTCCAACGTGAACATCGCTCCACACATGCAACACGTGCCACACATGGTGAGTGATGTTCCACACAGCTACCAAACCAGTACAGCATTCAAATGTCAGAATTTCTCTGCTGTCACAAGCACATTTAATCAGTTTAGAacctctctgtctggctgtctgaaTTGTCACTTATTCACAGCCACACGACTGGAAAGAAGTATACATCTGCTTGCTGAGTTTCTCCTCTGTGTGCCTTACTGTTGTGTAAGCCCCCAATTATCATTGTGAGGTGACCgggtggagggtgggtgggAGCAGTTGATCCTAAGCTTATCAACTCTACAGTCAGCAGGATTACTCCCATCATCCCATTATATACATGGAATATATACATAACGGAAATCAGCTTAGGTATCACCTGAGTGAAGGAATACCAGGAATACTCTTACATTACCATCTAAATGCCACCTGCTAGCTTAAATAAAGACTAATCTTTTCAGTGCGTAGTTCCAGGAAAAAATAAACCCGAGTTGCTATATCACAGACCAGCACCTATTTTTGTTTGAGAACCAGGTGGGATGCTCATTTTGTTATGCATGGAGCCTCTCAATAATAGAGGCAATGTGGAGTATTATTTaagtgtttgggtttttttttctctcctcttgctcCCTCCTGTATAGGTGATTGGGACACCTCAGAGACCTACTGTTTCCAATACCATACTGGTAAACAGTCCACATACACCCAGTTCCCAGTTCCTAACTCAGAGCCAACCACCAGATGCCTCTCCATGGTCATCAGGGTGAGTCTTCAAAAGGTCCTAACCCTTATATGCTTGGCACATCATTTTAGTGTTCTATGGAAATGCGGTTTAAGTGTCATGTTTTGTTATATTTGGAGATTTTAATAAGAAGGATCATTGTAGTTGATGTGAGAACCCAATGGTGTGAGGGATCTCCTCTGTCTACAGGAAGCGTGGTAAGAAAGGGGAAAAGAACGGGAAGGGCTTGAGGCATTTCTCCATGAAGGTGTGCGAGAAAGTGCAGAAGAAAGGAGTCACCACCTACAATGAAGTGGCAGATGAACTGGTTGCAGAATTCAGCTCTACAGACAACCACATGTCACCCAATGACTCAGTGAGTGCTGCAGCCGAACAATAGAACTTTGACATGACATTTTCTCAGGATGATGCAAACCTACATACCAAAGGACAGGATTGTTTGAAAAATTGTCAGAATTCCTTGTATTCACACTGtggcctcatttttttttttttacctcatacTTGGTTGGGAAACACCATGCACAAGACTGTGAAGTAGATGTAAACAATCAGACTCAACTGGTCTTGggacataaaaatgaaaatatacacAAAGTATCCTTTAATTTTGTGTTGATGAGAAGAGTTGGAGGCCAAAGTACCCAAGAAGGTCCAACTCAAAGGCTACAGTGACTGGATTTGAGGGCTAATCCCTGATATTAAAGCTAAGACGTGCATGGTACGGGACATTATGTCATGGTGGcatctgtctgcatgtgtgcagaCGCATTCTtctgaacacaataactcaagaacaatacatgatagaaacttcatattTACACCACAGGGACCCCCTGCAgtgtagatgatctgattaggtTTTGCAGTACTTTGCTGCATAATTTTGCACATTGAAGATTTCTtgaaaggggaatgccacccattttaagaattcatatttgtttttcctgtgccccaggacagttcagttaATACTAGTGAATATACTCTACTCTTCTCTAAAGCTAGAAACTGGAGAACTaacccttgaatttgtgatgtcactggggtGTAAAATCTGGCACTGCTTCATAGACAGTGAATGGGGCACAGTATTCGTTGACCCATAAGATTTTCATAAGTTCTTGCACCTaaatgaggtttaaattctgATCCATacctgttagcaatgctagaatATAAACTTCATTTTGGTGTGACAACTGAACTCAGCATCTTGTGGCTGCACAGAGTCAGtgtcccattcattgtctatggagcagccactgattttacatcccagtgacatcacaaattcaagTGTTCTGGGGACGTCCTGGtagctcagtggtctaaggcacataccatgcAACCGTGACGTCCTGGTTccgaatctggcctgggacatTTGTCGCATGTCCTGTCCCTCTCTCAACTGTGCTGTCCAATAATAAAACAAGCAGAAAAGCCatgaaaaataatcttaaacAACCCAAATCAAATGTCTCTGATTTTTAGCTGTAGGAAAGAGTGGTGCAAGTTCACAAACACTAACTGAACTGTCCTGCGACACGTAAATAActtgaattcttaaaatgggtgtcATTTCTCTTTTAATACTTCAGGATacggagttcatattaataccacctgTGTCAAGAAAAGTATGTTGACATGCACATATTTGCTAATTTATGCTTTAATTcacttaattaatgacctcattagtctaactggttatgtttaatatatcatggtgattatatcgggacattaggcagctcaagtgcctcttgtttcttTAAGTAATTTGTGTAGATTATAGCTTGGCACATAAGCGTCCTCCCTCATTTTATTTATACACACTTTTTTAATAAAACGtttcatatgtttttttatCTCTACTGATGGATTGCATTACATTGTACTTAATTGCACAAGCATCTTGCCATGTAGAAATTTGCGTTGACTAAAATTTCTCACCTGCTCATGTCTTTCCATTTTAGCATGTGTATGACCAGAAAAACATTCGAAGGCGTGTGTACGATGCACTTAATGTGCTCATGGCCATGAACATTATCTctaaagagaagaaagaaatcaaATGGATTGGCCTGCCCACCAACTCTGCACAGGAGTGCCAAAACCTAGAGGTACGGACACCGCACATTGAACTGATAAGTGAAAATCATTCTCACATCAGCCTGCCCTAGG
This genomic window contains:
- the LOC139927541 gene encoding transcription factor Dp-1; its protein translation is MAKDAGLIETNGELKVFIDQNLSPSKGVLSLVTVQPTAIPVAKQLLPKTLGPSNVNIAPHMQHVPHMVIGTPQRPTVSNTILVNSPHTPSSQFLTQSQPPDASPWSSGKRGKKGEKNGKGLRHFSMKVCEKVQKKGVTTYNEVADELVAEFSSTDNHMSPNDSHVYDQKNIRRRVYDALNVLMAMNIISKEKKEIKWIGLPTNSAQECQNLEVERQRRLERIKQKQSQLQELILQQIAFKNLVQRNRQTEQQTNRPPPPNSVIHLPFIIVNTSKKTVIDCSISNDKFEYLFNFDSMFEIHDDIEVLKRMGMACGLEVGKCSPEDLKMARSLVPKALEPYVTEMAKGPISNVYITGGSSANGARYPASSDSGADGTMASSSNDSHYSGSRVETPVSYMGDDDDEDDYDENDDED